The following coding sequences lie in one Rhizobium rhododendri genomic window:
- the yajC gene encoding preprotein translocase subunit YajC — protein MFITNAYAQSATDTAMGVFGGSGMEMVFLFVPLMVVWYFLLIRPQRAQARKRDDVLKNIRRGDQIVTGGGIVGKVVKVVDDKELEVEIAEGVKVRVVRTAISEVRVKGEPVKADAA, from the coding sequence ATGTTTATCACCAACGCATACGCCCAGAGCGCCACCGATACCGCCATGGGCGTGTTTGGCGGTTCCGGCATGGAGATGGTTTTCCTCTTCGTTCCGCTGATGGTCGTCTGGTATTTTCTCCTTATCCGGCCGCAGCGCGCCCAGGCTCGCAAGCGTGACGACGTTTTGAAGAATATCCGTCGCGGCGACCAGATCGTCACGGGCGGCGGCATCGTCGGCAAGGTCGTCAAGGTCGTCGACGATAAGGAACTGGAAGTCGAGATTGCCGAAGGCGTCAAGGTCCGCGTCGTCCGCACGGCGATCTCGGAAGTCCGCGTCAAGGGTGAACCGGTCAAGGCGGACGCAGCCTAG